A stretch of the Massilia varians genome encodes the following:
- a CDS encoding ABC transporter permease, protein MDDFQLASIVVTMIRNAPVLIFAAMAGLFAERSGVIDLGLEGKILASAFVSAGVAYAYQDPWIGIAAGIVASSMLALTQAFVSITQKGNQLVAGMAINIAMSGLTFVVAQYFFQQGGRTPDLGEARLSEIVLPGTALLSDVPFIGWLYGSVIGGHTLLVYLAFLLLPLVHWLLYHSRFGLRLRACGENPHAADAAGISVQRTRYTAMLIAGVLCSFSGAYLSIVQSGFFLRDMSAGAGYLALTAMVFGNWRPLHTVLGCLMFGFFGAVQVQIEGVDLPVVGRIPGALIQMIPYVLTVIVLAGLMAKSVAPKALGKPFVKSR, encoded by the coding sequence ATGGACGACTTCCAATTAGCCAGCATCGTCGTCACGATGATCCGCAATGCGCCGGTCCTGATCTTCGCAGCCATGGCCGGCCTGTTCGCCGAACGCAGCGGCGTGATCGACCTCGGCCTCGAGGGCAAGATCCTCGCCTCGGCCTTCGTCTCGGCCGGCGTGGCCTACGCCTACCAGGACCCATGGATCGGCATCGCCGCCGGCATCGTGGCCTCCAGCATGCTGGCCCTGACCCAGGCCTTCGTGTCGATCACCCAGAAGGGCAACCAGCTGGTCGCCGGCATGGCGATCAACATCGCCATGAGCGGCCTGACCTTCGTGGTGGCGCAGTACTTCTTCCAGCAGGGCGGCCGCACCCCCGACCTGGGCGAAGCGCGCCTGAGCGAGATCGTCCTGCCGGGCACCGCGCTGCTCTCCGACGTCCCTTTCATCGGCTGGCTGTACGGCAGCGTGATCGGCGGCCACACCCTGCTGGTCTACCTGGCCTTCCTGCTGCTGCCGCTGGTGCACTGGCTGCTGTACCACAGCCGCTTCGGCCTGCGCCTGCGCGCCTGCGGCGAAAACCCGCATGCGGCCGACGCCGCCGGCATTTCGGTGCAGCGCACCCGCTACACCGCGATGCTGATCGCCGGCGTGCTGTGCTCCTTCTCCGGCGCCTACCTGTCGATCGTCCAGAGCGGCTTCTTCCTGCGCGACATGTCGGCCGGTGCCGGCTACCTGGCGCTGACGGCGATGGTGTTCGGTAACTGGCGTCCGCTGCACACGGTGCTGGGCTGCCTGATGTTCGGCTTCTTCGGCGCGGTGCAGGTGCAGATCGAAGGCGTGGACCTGCCGGTGGTGGGCCGCATCCCGGGTGCGCTGATCCAGATGATCCCGTATGTGCTGACCGTGATCGTGCTGGCCGGCCTGATGGCCAAATCCGTCGCGCCCAAGGCGCTCGGCAAGCCTTTCGTCAAATCGCGCTAG
- a CDS encoding MipA/OmpV family protein, with translation MTTLIKAACAACCLLPLAAHAQSAAERNLPLWEIGLGAAALSTPSYPASSGRETRVLVVPSVIYRGDILRADRSGINARLFSSNRAELDLGFAGALPSDSDDVPERAGMPDLGPLVEFGPRLKLRLADLGENRRLRLELPLRAVIEARGGLHARGTSFEPRLAYEMAGPRRAWTLEANVSAVLGDRRINRHFYEVAPQYASATRPAYAADSGLLLTRLGLFGSRYLNEDVRLFGYLRVESYKGTANRDSPLHVKDSGVSGGIGVLWTFKRSAARARGAESVDPSL, from the coding sequence ATGACCACTCTCATCAAGGCCGCCTGCGCCGCCTGCTGCCTCCTGCCACTGGCCGCCCACGCCCAGTCCGCGGCCGAACGCAATCTCCCGCTCTGGGAAATCGGCCTCGGCGCCGCCGCCCTGTCCACGCCTTCCTACCCGGCCTCCAGCGGGCGTGAAACGCGCGTGCTGGTCGTCCCGAGCGTGATCTACCGTGGCGACATCCTGCGGGCCGACCGTTCCGGCATCAATGCGCGCCTGTTCAGCTCCAACCGCGCCGAGCTCGACCTCGGCTTCGCCGGCGCCCTGCCGTCCGATTCGGATGACGTGCCCGAACGCGCGGGGATGCCCGACCTCGGCCCGCTGGTGGAATTCGGTCCGCGCCTGAAGCTGCGCCTGGCCGACCTGGGCGAAAACCGGCGGCTGCGCCTGGAGCTGCCGCTGCGCGCCGTGATCGAGGCGCGCGGCGGGCTGCATGCCCGCGGCACGAGCTTCGAGCCGCGCCTGGCCTACGAGATGGCCGGCCCGCGCAGGGCCTGGACGCTGGAGGCCAACGTGTCGGCGGTGCTGGGCGACCGCCGGATCAACCGCCACTTCTACGAAGTCGCTCCGCAGTATGCGAGCGCCACGCGGCCGGCCTATGCGGCCGATTCGGGCCTGCTGCTCACGCGCCTCGGCCTGTTCGGCTCGCGCTACCTCAACGAGGACGTGCGCCTGTTCGGCTACCTGCGTGTGGAAAGCTACAAGGGGACGGCGAACCGCGACAGTCCGCTGCACGTGAAGGACAGCGGCGTATCGGGCGGAATCGGGGTGTTGTGGACCTTCAAGCGCTCGGCGGCGCGGGCCCGTGGGGCGGAGTCGGTCGATCCGAGCCTGTGA